The following is a genomic window from Caldicellulosiruptor danielii.
TTTTTGGGAAAGCTGAGTGATTGAAAGCCCTTTTGGCTCAACAGCCAAAGCCTCGATTATTTCAAACGCCCTTTCAATTGACTGAACAGAATTTTGTGACATATCAGTCTCCCCTGTTTCGTATTGTGAAATACTGTTTCGTATTGTTTACAAAAAAAATTATAGCATTATTTTATGATTTTTAAAATAAACAATTTTAAGAGCTTCCAAATACTCCCTGCGGGAAAAGTCTCTTCCCGCAGGGAAATACTTACCAAAAGGAGATGCTCTATTGCTTCTTATTTAAAACCTCCTTATTGACAAGTGTTCTTGGAACTCTTCCTTCAATGAAATCTATTATATTGTTTGCCGCAAGCATTGCCATGTCAAGCCTTGACTCTTCTGTTGCAGAGCCAATGTGAGGAAGCATTACAACATTGTCAAGCTCAGCCAGTTCTGGTTCAAACTCAGGTTCCCTTTCATACACATCAAGCCCTGCAGCATAAATCTTCTTTTCTTTCAGCGCCTTTACAAGCGCCTTTTCATCTACAATTGGTCCGCGTGCTGTGTTAATCAATATCGCCGATGGTTTCATAAGGGAAAGTTCTCTCTCAGAAATTAAATGTCTTGTTTGTGGTGTGAGAGGCACATGAATTGATATAAAATCTGCTTCTTTCAAAAGCTCATCTAATGCTACATACTGAGCGCCCATTTCCTTTTCAAAGTTTTCTTTTCTCTCAAAATCATAGTACAAAATCTTCATGTTAAAACCTTTTGACATCCTCGCAAAAGCTTGGCCAATCCTACCTGCACCAATTACACCAAGTGTCTTGCCTGTTATCCCCTTACCTAAAAAGAGCATTGGACCCCAGCCTTTGTAATGTCCGCCTCTCATGAACTTGTCAGCTTCAACTATTCTTCTTGCTGCAGCAAACAACAGCGCCCATGCAAGTTCAGCTGTTGCGTTTGTCAAAACGTCTGGTGTGTTTGTTACATAAACTCCTCTTTTTGTTGCCTCTTCAATATCTATGTTATCATATCCAACTGCATAGTTTGCAACAATCTTAACATTTGGTGCATGGTCGAAAAATTCTCTATCAACTTTGTCAACAAGTTGGGTCAAAACTGCGTCCTTGTCAGCTATCGCTGACAGTAGTTCTTCTCTTGTCATTGGTCTGTCGTGTGGGTTTACTTCAACCTCACCATATTTTTTCAAAAGCTCAATTGCGGGTTCCATAATTCTTCTTGTGACTAAAATCTTCATAAGTGCATTCTCCCTCCCATTTTACTATAAATGTGTGATTATATTAAACACTTTATAATCTTGCCCATGCTTCGTTCAAAACCCTCTTTGAACTTGCCAAGACAATCTTTGGATCTTGACCTGGCATAGGTGATACCTCAAAGCTCAAAATAGGTCTTTTGTCCGGATTCAAAAATCCTATCTCTTTTAAG
Proteins encoded in this region:
- the gyaR gene encoding glyoxylate reductase, whose protein sequence is MKILVTRRIMEPAIELLKKYGEVEVNPHDRPMTREELLSAIADKDAVLTQLVDKVDREFFDHAPNVKIVANYAVGYDNIDIEEATKRGVYVTNTPDVLTNATAELAWALLFAAARRIVEADKFMRGGHYKGWGPMLFLGKGITGKTLGVIGAGRIGQAFARMSKGFNMKILYYDFERKENFEKEMGAQYVALDELLKEADFISIHVPLTPQTRHLISERELSLMKPSAILINTARGPIVDEKALVKALKEKKIYAAGLDVYEREPEFEPELAELDNVVMLPHIGSATEESRLDMAMLAANNIIDFIEGRVPRTLVNKEVLNKKQ